A stretch of Oncorhynchus mykiss isolate Arlee chromosome 12, USDA_OmykA_1.1, whole genome shotgun sequence DNA encodes these proteins:
- the LOC110536966 gene encoding uncharacterized protein KIAA2026 isoform X2 — protein sequence MVQALRLEEQQRVKEEKRQRELDKKEAEETSAKEVEEWECSLLSQASQTPLKTMWELPAIGHFLCLAQAALNLPEIVFFELERCLLMPRCSIFLSKIMSSLLCPPQRSGTLHRRPALTYCRWESELRQRVQGWYYAMGTAEDQGWMAEQLGLSHQFFRTVGVVSPLEENPFHLLPFIQRVWLLKGLCDNVYETQKDVQDAVLGQPIHECRESILGYDGNENAYIHFPHFCGADLRIYCQSVRMPSDFPLPAVWVKRVEPDEGLSEDSEHLVSMEEESEEKLSSDRQSSGRVKGDMCRGGTGQFHTRGVEDEEDCKPTNQNRLTGSTGPSSTIKDFVGRGSVKEEPQELEYRPNRRMVKQEEGSDVSSGSCEPRLSVGEHCYTGKSPARPARATYTSRPGVTIPMRLTDVCVKVDRNKLSEGQRCCPKCFSEMGTKSQDNHCCHCATDKKSTTSPSGAGHPRKVNVTENRMDRIRAKKIKRKKARELGELRAAGGQRRSDRSPLCKAKAAKSTVRRAATTIKRKDKRKKRKMGRKLKSRKLASKKKPQLPVQPAFRLVCTSLEELRELISRTEDELDELESTKKRSGRWCFRKEAVKDLHITLIRLLNELSPWEPKLVKAFHRNRLRLKKDFDDFKKHPDYDNFVREDVDRSTSFTENTRLTEEEEQQDQTVQRILWAEEDSGQFGTEAFRGSFTVVTRQEMLTLNEHRPSTRGLKRLQSDLDENSSLIKRGRMNSDELTTSPEAEVENRSREANPAGQQVGETSPVVITTPVAGVQRTHKPIQLNTLLAKSVGDKVTLIHHQPGVISHVGQAHSLACASSLQATKLKYSLPQSSQQLPQPTTPTPKHTQMSHTTPIPKTPVQVVYKMPEGMGLVRKAGSPMEIAVQPILDQKTRDKLMQQVVILPSNLLIQKSEGQSHPQQPRTIQAPASKAPTPLSQSSGFTMPQSHDNRIPIQQVAPLKGGTSSPTISPRLQTTSLTTCYKVVQLPGPKVSSTTQNVIPNRSPSNPTSTAFTDPSKPLGPKQELKTVCIRDSQSILVTTRGGNTGVVKVQTSDQSTSGLLPASPVIISPQFKAFLVSKTSPPAAPTVPVAKSATVARAQLGPSPLRPSTVTSSTTARQSSITADIQATGQTAGSAVTVAVNQGCNVSSTVAGNSQLPKSINTVPGNPAGATQTSLVQVVTKPVLKRVCPDERSPYTKFILVSPSSNITSMAATKVPSTTAPSALPGQRLMFISQSPAQASHATCRLSRQVSVSGAQSLATSIPNEAMKIGLNFRQAISSANFGALNKVQRINLLPGSPIRLPQQASALAQSTLKCTSVSGTQAALLTTTSSHLITSTAHLPSSTRLTGSQLQGIPSSSVIPNLSKVTGQPRSAIIRGLITSKPQLPVPVTTPLGLVKTSPLIPSAQVSQSHHSHCVSGVTTPPQISTPQSPIATRSTHQSTPVRPAGNTNPVTSTTTTTVQQKIVINTPAPLAGGTQILLNNTRFVVPPQGLGPGQHVLIISSPAVPVAAPSPRGASPTTGIPRGPTLPGLATPAHGPRNTHQPQQAALRSLTLAAPSAEKVGPSFPVSFTFPRQTMEIRAPLSVTTTNCSPPVLHRLPAPATILTGLANVVAAPSLTQPEGMGRLSLSSPAQTAEVLQSPSKQLPLNTGLGINYAPLTTQQLTSFMQPMGAVSTRTQVLPTVAVPPIGSTFSRMQSLPVVTVPPLGGAFGSKTSPVATVPPSNSTVIMTPAQPVRTVMSAETIRMPIVLSNPWQQQILGLGKRPLQASQVPASAVQTTSPTTKLLVSPDGAVLNTVRGPIANTGLPEMANKPLATLIVTPKSTGRVLPLPPVNTDNPWMPTQADRSGPIN from the exons ATGGTCCAGGCACTCAGGCTGGAAGAGCAGCAGAGAGTCAAGGAAGAGAAGAG GCAGCGGGAGCTAGATAAGAAGGAGGCGGAGGAGACCTCAGCcaaggaggtggaggagtgggaGTGCAGTCTTCTCTCCCAGGCCTCCCAGACCCCCTTGAAGACCATGTGGGAACTCCCTGCCATCGGCCACTTCCTCTGCCTGGCCCAGGCAGCTCTCAACCTCCCAGAGATAGTGTTCTTTGAGCTGGAGCGGTGCCTCCTCATGCCTCGCTGCAGCATCTTCCTCTCCAAGATCATGAGTTCACTTCTTTGCCCGCCCCAGAGGAGCGGGACGCTCCACCGTCGCCCAGCCCTCACCTACTGCCGCTGGGAGTCCGAGCTCCGCCAGAGGGTGCAAGGCTGGTACTATGCCATGGGTACGGCGGAGGACCAGGGGTGGATGGCTGAGCAGCTGGGCCTATCCCATCAGTTCTTCAGGACAGTCGGGGTGGTTAGCCCCCTGGAGGAGAACCCCTTCCATCTCTTACCCTTCATCCAGCGTGTGTGGCTGCTCAAAGGCCTGTGTGACAACGTATACGAGACCCAGAAGGACGTACAGGACGCTGTGCTCGGCCAACCCATCCACGAGTGCCGAGAGTCCATCCTGGGCTACGACGGGAACGAGAACGCCTACATACACTTTCCGCATTTCTGCGGGGCGGACCTACGCATCTACTGCCAGAGTGTCCGCATGCCCTCTGACTTCCCCTTACCAGCTGTCTGGGTGAAGAGGGTGGAGCCTGACGAGGGGCTATCAGAGGACTCTGAGCACCTGGTTTCAATGGAGGAGGAGTCAGAGGAGAAACTTAGTTCTGACAGACAGAGTAGTGGGAGGGTTAAAGGGGACATGTGCAGGGGTGGAACTGGGCAATTTCACACACGGGgagtggaggatgaggaggactgTAAGCCTACTAATCAGAACAGACTCACTGGCTCAACTGGGCCCTCTTCAACTATCAAGGACTTTGTGGGCAGAGGGAGTGTGAAGGAAGAGCCACAGGAATTGGAATATAGGCCTAATAGACGAATGGTGAAGCAGGAAGAGGGATCGGATGTATCATCAGGGTCATGTGAGCCGCGTCTCAGTGTGGGGGAACACTGCTATACAGGGAAGTCCCCTGCTCGCCCTGCTAGGGCAACATATACCAGCAGGCCTGGTGTTACTATACCCATGAGACTGACTGATGTCTGTGTTAAAGTGGACAGGAACAAACTCTCTGAGGGACAAAGATGTTGTCCAAAATGTTTCTCCGAAATGGGGACAAAGTCACAGGACAATCATTGCTGCCATTGTGCCACAGACAAGAAATCAACAACGTCACCCTCTGGTGCTGGCCACCCACGCAAGGTGAACGTGACAGAGAATAGGATGGACAGGATTCGGGCTAAGAAAATTAAAAGGAAGAAAGCGAGGGAATTGGGGGAACTACGTGCAGCAGGTGGGCAGCGCAGATCAGACAGGAGCCCACTCTGTAAGGCCAAGGCAGCTAAATCCACTGTCAGGAGAGCTGCGACCACCATCAAGAGAAAGGACAAGAGGAAAAAACGAAAAATGG GAAGAAAGCTTAAGTCCAGGAAGCTGGCTTCAAAAAAGAAACCTCAACTCCCAGTTCAACCTGCATTCAGG TTGGTGTGCACCAGTCTAGAGGAGCTGAGGGAACTCATCAGTAGGACGGAGGATGAACTGGATGAGCTGGAGAGCACCAAAAAGAGATCT gGAAGGTGGTGCTTCAGGAAAGAAGCCGTGAAAGATCTGCACATCACTCTCATAAGGCTGCTCAACGAGCTCTCCCCATGGGAACCCAAACTGGTCAAGGCTTTCCATAGGAACAG GCTACGTTTGAAAAAGGATTTTGACGACTTCAAAAAGCACCCTGACTATGACAACTTTGTCAGAGAGGATGTGGATAGAAGCACCTCGTTCACTgaaaacaccagactgactgAAGAGGAGGAACAGCAGGATCAGACTGTTCAGAGGATCCTGTGGGCGGAAG AGGACTCAGGGCAGTTTGGAACAGAGGCATTTAGAGGCAGCTTCACTGTGGTAACCAGACAAGAGATGTTGACCTTGAACGAGCACAGGCCTTCCACTCGGGGCTTGAAGCGTCTGCAGAGTGATTTAGATGAGAACTCAAGCCTCATTAAGAGAGGCAGGATGAACAGTGACGAACTGACGACTTCCCCTGAAGCTGAAGTGGAAAACAGATCCAGGGAAGCGAATCCAGCAGGACAGCAGGTTGGAGAAACAAGCCCAGTGGTAATAACTACTCCGGTGGCTGGTGTCCAAAGGACTCACAAACCCATTCAGCTAAATACCCTGCTGGCCAAGAGTGTTGGTGATAAAGTTACTTTAATTCATCATCAGCCAGGTGTtatcagccatgttggtcaggctCATAGCTTAGCCTGTGCTTCTTCCCTGCAAGCTACCAAACTTAAATATTCTTTACCACAAAGCTCTCAACAGTTACCGCAACCAACAACAcccacacctaaacacacacagatgtcCCATACCACGCCCATACCAAAGACCCCCGTACAGGTTGTCTACAAGATGCCCGAGGGCATGGGTCTGGTCAGGAAAGCTGGAAGCCCTATGGAAATCGCAGTGCAGCCAATTCTGGACCAGAAAACGAGGGATAAGCTAATGCAGCAAGTGGTCATCCTTCCTTCGAACTTGCTCATTCAAAAGTCAGAGGGTCAGAGTCACCCCCAGCAACCAAGGACAATCCAGGCCCCAGCCTCCAAAGCGCCCACTCCACTGTCACAAAGCTCTGGATTCACCATGCCGCAAAGTCATGACAACCGGATCCCCATACAACAAGTGGCACCGCTAAAGGGAGGTACATCCTCTCCTACCATCTCCCCTAGGTTGCAGACAACCTCTCTTACAACATGCTACAAGGTTGTCCAACTCCCTGGTCCGAAAGTGAGTAGCACTACCCAAAATGTTATACCAAATAGATCACCATCCAACCCCACTAGTACAGCTTTTACTGATCCCAGTAAACCTCTGGGCCCTAAACAAGAGCTGAAGACCGTGTGTATAAGGGACTCGCAGTCCATCCTAGTCACCACTAGGGGGGGCAACACTGGAGTAGTCAAGGTGCAGACGTCCGATCAGAGTACATCTGGTTTGTTACCTGCCAGTCCCGTCATCATCTCTCCACAGTTCAAAGCCTTCCTGGTGTCCAAGACCTCTCCACCTGCTGCCCCCACGGTCCCAGTGGCCAAAAGCGCGACTGTAGCCCGGGCACAATTAGGACCGTCACCATTACGGCCTTCAACTGTCACGAGTTCAACAACTGCACGCCAGTCTTCGATCACTGCTGACATTCAGGCCACAGGTCAGACAGCGGGCTctgctgttactgttgctgtAAACCAGGGCTGCAACGTCTCATCTACAGTTGCTGGGAACTCACAGCTACCTAAAAGCATCAACACTGTACCTGGTAACCCAGCAGGCGCCACCCAGACGTCTCTTGTCCAGGTTGTCACTAAACCTGTTTTGAAAAGGGTATGTCCAGATGAGAGGTCCCCATACACTAAGTTCATCCTGGTCTCTCCCTCGTCCAACATCACATCTATGGCTGCAACCAAAGTCCCTTCCACTACAGCTCCCTCCGCTCTTCCAGGGCAAAGGTTGATGTTCATCAGCCAATCACCAGCCCAGGCATCCCACGCAACATGTAGACTTTCAAGACAGGTTTCAGTGTCTGGGGCACAATCCCTGGCCACGTCAATACCCAATGAAGCAATGAAGATCGGACTCAACTTTCGTCAAGCTATCAGCAGTGCAAACTTCGGAGCCTTGAATAAGGTCCAGCGCATCAATCTGCTTCCAGGATCTCCAATAAGGCTACCACAACAGGCAAGTGCACTTGCACAATCTACTTTAAAATGTACATCTGTGTCTGGCACACAGGCAGCACTTCTTACAACCACGTCGTCTCACCTTATCACTAGCACTGCACATTTGCCCTCTTCCACACGCCTGACTGGATCTCAACTACAAGGCATCCCTTCGTCCTCTGTGATCCCCAATCTAAGCAAGGTAACTGGGCAACCACGGTCTGCGATAATCAGAGGTTTAATCACCAGCAAACCACAACTACCAGTGCCGGTCACTACACCGCTAGGCCTTGTCAAAACATCCCCTCTCATACCATCGGCCCAGGTTTCTCAGTCTCACCACTCTCACTGTGTAAGCGGGGTCACCACACCTCCTCAAATAAGTACTCCACAGTCTCCAATTGCCACTAGATCCACTCATCAGTCCACTCCAGTGCGGCCGGCTGGTAATACCAATCCTgtcaccagcaccaccaccacaactgTGCAACAGAAGATTGTCATTAACACCCCTGCACCACTTGCAGGCGGCACACAGATTCTGCTCAACAACACCCGTTTTGTTGTTCCCCCTCAAGGCCTTGGGCCTGGCCAGCATGTCCTCATAATATCCAGCCCTGCAGTGCCTGTGGCAGCTCCTAGTCCCAGGGGAGCGAGCCCAACGACCGGTATCCCACGAGGGCCAACGTTACCTGGGTTAGCCACGCCTGCACATGGCCCCAGAAATACGCACCAGCCTCAACAAGCAGCACTTAGATCACTAACCCTGGCAGCGCCGTCCGCTGAGAAAGTTGGACCCTCTTTCCCAGTTTCTTTCACTTTCCCTCGCCAGACGATGGAGATTCGAGCTCCACTATCGGTCACCACCACCAACTGTTCTCCACCAGTTTTACACCGGCTCCCTGCTCCAGCCACCATACTCACTGGCCTAGCTAATGTGGTGGCAGCTCCATCTTTAACTCAACCGGAAGGGATGGGAAGATTGTCACTCTCCAGCCCAGCTCAAACAGCAGAAGTTCTACAGAGCCCATCAAAGCAGCTCCCTTTGAACACAGGACTTGGCATCAACTACGCACCACTCACAACACAGCAGTTAACGTCATTCATGCAACCTATGGGAGCGGTCTCCACACGGACGCAGGTCCTACCGACGGTAGCTGTTCCGCCGATAGGGAGCACCTTCTCCAGGATGCAGTCTCTACCTGTGGTGACTGTACCGCCCCTTGGGGGTGCCTTCGGTAGCAAAACATCTCCTGTGGCAACTGTGCCTCCATCCAACAGCACTGTAATCATGACACCTGCTCAACCTGTCAGGACGGTGATGTCGGCAGAGACTATCCGCATGCCCATTGTTTTATCCAATCCTTGGCAGCAGCAGATACTGGGCCTAGGCAAGCGCCCTTTGCAAGCTTCACAGGTGCCTGCATCAGCAGTGCAAACAACCAGCCCCACCACCAAGCTACTAGTGAGTCCTGATGGGGCTGTTTTAAACACGGTTAGAGGCCCTATTGCCAACACAGGCCTGCCAGAGATGGCTAACAAGCCTTTGGCTACGTTGATTGTAACTCCGAAATCTACTGGGAGAGTGCTGCCCCTGCCTCCTGTAAATACTGACAATCCCTGGATGCCTACCCAGGCTGACAGAAGTGGCCCTATCAACTGA